Proteins from a single region of Vicia villosa cultivar HV-30 ecotype Madison, WI unplaced genomic scaffold, Vvil1.0 ctg.003894F_1_1, whole genome shotgun sequence:
- the LOC131641636 gene encoding DEAD-box ATP-dependent RNA helicase 28-like: MSPSFIFDPPSDEEIELSEHESDSESEQEQEQPESPSQSQSESESELESEEDEVIEPRVSKKKTQSPWDFTKYSESVAEEHERRSTTSVNDKISAVRQRSAPVVALPDSDDDSASDSEPDKQEDYRPEEEDEEEGNAGDTKSFFAPSDGASFSADSFMQLNLSRPLLRACEALGYAKPTPIQAACVPLALTGRDICGSAITGSGKTAAFALPTLERLLFRPKRVYAIRVLILTPTRELAAQVHSMIEKLAQFTDIRSCLIVGGLSTKVQEAALRSMPDIVVATPGRMIDHLRNSMSVNLDDLAVLILDEADRLLELGFDAEVQELVRLCPRKRQTMLFSATMTDKVADLVKLSLSKPLRLSADPSAKRPASLTEEVVRIRRMREVNQEAVLLAMCTKTFTSKVIIFSGTKQAAHRLRIIFGLSGLKAAELHGNLTQAQRLEALEQFRKQQVDFLVATDVAARGLDIIGVQTVINFACPRDITSYVHRVGRTARAGRAGSAVTFVTDNDRSLLKSIAKRAGSKLKSRIVAEQSILKWSQVIEQMEDQISEVLQEEREEMILRKAEMEATKAENMIAHRDEIFSRPKRTWFVTGKEKKLSAKAAKASMDKENGSSQKMVSAQEAEDLKLKEKRKREREKNMPRKKRRKLEAAREMLEDEEQDDKPRGKGTDKNEKGGMTLADLAYRRAKAVKAVKRALDSGKIVRKPQKKSNKSTSRKTSSSRTEEMRELFQTDMKDKKPKQRGSGLGKKPNKSFKSKSRYKRK, encoded by the exons ATGTCACCCAGTTTCATCTTCGACCCTCCCAGCGACGAAGAAATCGAACTCTCCGAACACGAATCTGATTCGGaatcagaacaagaacaagaacaaccaGAATCTCCATCACAATCACAATCAGAATCGGAATCAGAgctagaatcagaagaagatgaagtcATAGAACCGCGAGTTTCGAAAAAGAAAACACAGTCTCCATGGGATTTCACTAAATACTCTGAATCAGTAGCTGAAGAACATGAACGTAGAAGCACAACGTCAGTAAACGACAAAATCTCAGCCGTCAGACAACGTTCAGCGCCCGTCGTTGCTTTGCCTGATTCAGACGATGACAGCGCCTCTGACTCCGAGCCGGATAAACAA GAAGATTATAgaccagaagaagaagatgaggaaGAGGGTAACGCCGGTGACACTAAGTCCTTTTTTGCTCCTTCTGATGGAGCCTCTTTCAGTGCTGATTCCTTCATGCAACTCAATTTGTCTCGCCCTTTGCTCAGGGCTTGTGAGGCCTTGGGGTATGCTAAACCAACACCAATTCAG gCGGCTTGTGTACCATTAGCATTGACTGGTCGTGATATATGTGGAAGTGCCATTACTGGATCGGGAAAG ACAGCTGCATTTGCACTACCTACTTTAGAGAGGTTGCTGTTTCGTCCAAAACGCGTGTATGCAATAAGGGTCCTTATTCTTACTCCAACCAGAGAGTTGGCTGCCCA AGTTCACAGTATGATAGAGAAGCTTGCTCAATTTACTGACATAAGGAGTTGTCTGATTGTCGGTGGTCTTTCAACAAAG GTGCAAGAGGCTGCCTTGAGATCAATGCCAGACATTGTTGTGGCTACTCCAGGACGCATGATAGACCATTTACGCAATTCTATGTCGGTGAATTTGGATGATCTTGCtgttttgatccttgatgaagctgATCGTCTTTTGGAGCTTGGATTTGATGCTGAAGTTCAAGAACTT GTTCGCTTGTGTCCCAGAAAAAGGCAGACCATGCTTTTTTCGGCAACCATGACCGATAAGGTTGCTGATCTTGTTAAACTTTCCCTATCAAAACCACTGCGTCTTTCTGCTGATCCATCTGCTAAACGGCCAGCATCCTTGACTGAAGA aGTGGTTAGAATAAGAAGAATGCGTGAAGTCAATCAGGAAGCAGTTCTTCTTGCAATGTGCACCAAAACTTTTACTTCTAAAGTGATCATTTTCAG TGGAACAAAGCAAGCGGCACACAGGCTCAGGATTATATTTGGATTATCTGGATTGAAAGCTGCTGAGCTTCATGGAAATCTTACTCAGGCCCAACGTCTTGAA GCTTTGGAACAGTTCAGGAAGCAACAGGTGGATTTTTTGGTTGCAACTGATGTGGCTGCTCGT GGACTTGACATTATCGGTGTTCAAACGGTTATCAATTTTGCTTGTCCACGCGATATTACCAG CTATGTTCATCGAGTTGGTCGTACTGCAAGAGCCGGAAGAGCGGGATCTGCTGTCACATTTGTTACTGATAATGATCGGTCTCTTCTAAAATCTATT gCAAAAAGGGCTGGTTCAAAGCTGAAAAGCCGCATTGTGGCAGAGCAATCCATACTCAAATGGTCTCAAGTTATTGAGCAAATGGAGGATCAAATTTCTGAAGTACTTCAAGAAGAGAG GGAAGAAATGATCCTAAGGAAAGCTGAAATGGAGGCCACAAAG GCCGAAAACATGATTGCACACAGGGATGAGATCTTCTCCCGCCCCAAAAGAACCTGGTTTGTTACAGGGAAGGAGAAGAAGCTTTCTGCTAAAGCAGCAAAG GCATCCATGGATAAGGAAAATGGTTCTTCTCAGAAGATGGTTAGTGCCCAGGAAGCTGAAGACCTAAAATTGAAGGAAAAGAGGAAACGGGAGCGAGAG AAAAATATGCCTAGAAAGAAACGCAGAAAATTGGAAGCAGCTAGAGAGATGTTGGAGGATGAGGAGCAGGATGACAAGCCAAGA GGTAAGGGGACAGATAAGAATGAAAAGGGTGGAATGACACTTGCTGATCTTGCATACCGACGTGCAAAAGCAGTAAAGGCTGTCAAGAGGGCTCTAGATTCTgggaagattgtgaggaagcctCAGAAGAAATCTAATAAATCCACTTCTCGTAAGACTTCCTCTTCTAGGACGGAAGAGATGCGGGAGCTATTCCAAACTGACATGAAGGATAAAAAGCCGAAACAAAGAGGTTCTGGACTTGGAAAGAAGCCCAACAAATCATTCAAAAGCAAGTCAAg GTACAAGCGGAAGTAG